The following coding sequences are from one Diospyros lotus cultivar Yz01 chromosome 7, ASM1463336v1, whole genome shotgun sequence window:
- the LOC127806133 gene encoding DNA repair protein RAD51 homolog has product MEQLKNQSMAHQAPDEIEEIQHHGPFPIEQLQASGIAAADVKKLKDAGCCTVESVAYSPRKDLLQIKGISEAKVDKIIEAASKLVPLGFTSASQLHAQRLEIIQITSGSRELDKILEGGIETGAITEIYGEFRSGKTQLCHTLCVTCQLPLDQGGGEGKAMYIDAEGTFRPQRLLQIADRYGLIGADVLENVAYARAYNTDHQSRLLLEAASMMVETRFALMIVDSATALYRTDFSGRGELSARQMHLAKFLRSLQKLADEFGVAVVITNQVVAQVDGSAIFAGPQIKPIGGNIMAHASTTRLALRKGRGEERICKVISSPCLAEAEARFQISPEGVTDVKD; this is encoded by the exons ATGGAGCAGCTAAAAAACCAGAGTATGGCTCATCAAGCGCCCGATGAAATCGAGGAGATTCAGCACCATGGCCCTTTCCCTATTGAACAGCTTCAG GCATCTGGGATTGCTGCTGCGGACGTCAAGAAGCTAAAAGACGCTGGTTGCTGCACCGTTGAATCTGTTGCATACTCTCCAAGGAAAGATCTTCTGCAAATCAAAGGAATCAGCGAAGCTAAAGTTGATAAAATCATTGAGGCAG CATCCAAATTGGTCCCTCTGGGTTTCACTAGTGCTAGCCAACTCCACGCACAAAGGCTTGAAATCATTCAGATAACTTCTGGATCAAGGGAACTTGACAAAATTTTAGAGG GAGGCATTGAAACTGGAGCTATTACTGAAATATATGGAGAGTTTCGATCTGGAAAGACTCAGCTTTGTCACACTTTATGTGTAACTTGCCAA CTTCCATTAGACCAGGGAGGTGGTGAGGGCAAAGCAATGTATATTGATGCTGAGGGCACATTCAGACCACAAAGACTCCTGCAGATAGCAGACAG GTATGGATTGATTGGTGCTGATGTCTTGGAGAATGTAGCCTATGCTAGAGCATACAATACTGATCACCAATCAAGGCTTTTGCTTGAAGCAGCTTCGATGATGGTGGAAACCAG GTTTGCTCTGATGATAGTGGACAGTGCTACTGCTCTCTATAGAACAGATTTTTCTGGAAGAGGAGAGCTGTCAGCCAGGCAAATGCATCTTGCAAAGTTCTTGAGAAGTCTTCAGAAATTAGCTGATGAG TTTGGTGTAGCTGTTGTCATCACAAACCAAGTTGTTGCACAAGTGGACGGTTCTGCCATTTTTGCCGGACCACAAATCAAACCGATTGGCGGTAATATTATGGCCCATGCCTCTACAACGAG GCTTGCTCTCAGAAAGGGAAGAGGGGAGGAGCGGATTTGTAAAGTAATAAGTTCTCCATGCCTGGCTGAAGCTGAGGCGCGCTTTCAGATTTCTCCAGAAGGTGTTACTGATGTCAAGGACTAA
- the LOC127805984 gene encoding probable pectinesterase/pectinesterase inhibitor 12: MRCRLNRSISLIMAYSFTLKIFLLLCSIFFSESRPLNLSSSSSSSSSSSSVDSHLSAVRSVCNSTPYPDVCFDSLKLSISISISPNIISSLLQSLQIALSEAGKLSNLFSSAGAWNIVENQRGAVQDCKDLHQITLISLHKSVSRVSGSADSTKLADARTFLSAALTNKNTCLEGLASASGLLKPTLVNSLVATYKHVSNSLSLLSNPAGGASNHKNRRHLLDFPEWLSRKDRRILQSSGDEYDPSSDMLVVATDGSGNFTTITDAINFAPNNSLERIIIYVREGVYEENVDIPSYKPNIVLLGDGSDVSVITGNRSAADGWTTFRSATVAVSGEGFLARDIGFENRAGAGKYQAVALRINADLAAVYRCSISGYQDTLYVHSFRQFYRECDIFGSIDFIFGNAVALFQACNIVSRMPMPGQFTVITAQSRDSPDEDTGISIQNCSIVAEDDVVSSSSSGVVKSYLGRPWRPYSRTVVMQSYMGEFVDPSGWRQWSSSSGDDPSLETLYFGEYDNDGPGSSTEDRVGWPGYHVMDYYDASNFTVSEFLSGDQWLQSTSFPYDDGLAV, from the exons ATGCGCTGCCGCCTCAATCGATCCATCTCTCTGATCATGGCTTATTCCTTCACTCTAAAGATATTCTTGCTACTATGTTCCATCTTCTTCTCGGAATCACGGCCCCtcaatctttcttcttcttcttcttcttcttcttcttcttcttctgtggATTCCCATTTGTCTGCTGTGAGATCCGTTTGCAACTCCACACCATATCCAGATGTCTGTTTTGACTCGCTGAAGCTATCCATCTCAATTAGCATCAGCCCTAACATCATCTCCTCTCTCCTCCAATCCCTCCAAATCGCCTTGTCGGAAGCCGGAAAACTCTCCAATCTATTCTCCAGCGCCGGAGCCTGGAACATCGTCGAGAATCAAAGGGGAGCCGTCCAAGATTGCAAGGACCTTCACCAAATAACACTCATATCCCTCCACAAGTCAGTATCCAGGGTCAGCGGCTCAGCCGACTCTACCAAACTAGCCGATGCAAGGACCTTCCTCAGTGCAGCTCTCACCAACAAGAACACCTGCTTAGAAGGATTGGCGTCAGCTTCCGGCCTTCTGAAACCCACCCTGGTGAACTCACTTGTCGCCACATACAAGCACGTCAGCAATTCTCTGTCACTTCTCTCTAATCCTGCAGGAGGCGCATCCAATCATAAGAATCGGCGGCATCTCCTGGACTTCCCGGAATGGTTGTCGAGGAAGGATCGCCGCATTCTGCAGAGCTCCGGCGATGAATATGATCCGAGCAGCGACATGCTCGTGGTGGCCACAGATGGAAGCGGAAACTTCACTACCATTACCGACGCGATTAACTTCGCCCCAAATAACAGCCTGGAGAGAATAATAATCTACGTGAGAGAAGGGGTGTATGAGGAAAATGTAGACATCCCGAGCTATAAGCCTAACATCGTCCTGCTAGGCGACGGAAGCGATGTAAGTGTGATAACCGGCAACAGAAGCGCGGCCGATGGATGGACTACTTTCAGATCTGCAACTGTTg CCGTGTCGGGCGAGGGATTTTTGGCCCGTGACATAGGGTTTGAGAACCGGGCCGGAGCCGGTAAGTACCAGGCGGTGGCGCTCCGGATTAACGCGGACTTGGCGGCGGTTTACAGGTGCAGCATTAGCGGATACCAAGACACGCTGTACGTCCATTCCTTCCGGCAGTTCTACAGAGAATGCGACATTTTCGGGAGCATAGATTTCATATTCGGGAACGCGGTGGCTTTGTTCCAGGCATGCAACATCGTGTCGAGAATGCCGATGCCAGGACAGTTCACGGTGATCACCGCCCAGTCCAGGGACTCGCCGGACGAGGACACTGGCATCTCCATTCAGAATTGCTCCATCGTGGCAGAGGACGACGTGGTTTCCAGCTCCAGCAGCGGCGTGGTGAAGAGTTACCTGGGGAGGCCGTGGCGGCCGTACTCTCGGACCGTCGTTATGCAGTCGTACATGGGCGAATTCGTGGACCCCAGTGGGTGGAGGCAGTGGTCGTCGTCGTCGGGCGATGACCCAAGCCTGGAAACATTGTATTTCGGAGAGTACGACAATGATGGGCCGGGTTCGAGCACCGAGGATCGAGTGGGTTGGCCGGGATACCACGTCATGGATTACTACGATGCCTCTAACTTCACGGTGTCGGAGTTTCTAAGCGGGGATCAATGGCTCCAATCCACTTCCTTCCCTTATGACGATGGCCTTGccgtttaa